Part of the Mauremys mutica isolate MM-2020 ecotype Southern chromosome 1, ASM2049712v1, whole genome shotgun sequence genome is shown below.
tatttattttggttttataAGGGTAAATTCCATGTTTCCCTTTGGAGTAAAAAGCTCTCCAGTCTCGAGTCTTCTGTGTCTCTCAAGGTGCGGCTAACAGCCTCCTTCTCACCACAGTGTTCCCTCTTTAGGCCTCTGCAGAGAGGTGTAAAGGATTTTTAAAGTAAGTAATCAGGACCCTGCCATGAGAGTGCAGATAGTCTgttatgtgtgtgcatgcaaaaGTATTGCTGGCGAGGAAGGggttctgctccttcccctcctgtggTAACTTCCTCCCCCACTTCTAGACTAAAAATACTGAAAGGAAATTAATAAGGGAATAATTCAATCTTCACCCCTTCACACCTCCTGTGCTGCTTTTCCCAGTTCTAATCTTCCCATGCCCGGGGTGTCTTCATTTTGCCAACACATGCCCTCTGCCCCTTATGTGACTCTTACCTCATTTCTTCTGCCTGACTCTAGTCTCTGTGCATCTCTGCCCCCTTCATTTTCTTGTCTTCTCCGTTTTCTCTGGGTTAGCTCTGTACAGTGTTTCGTTTTCTCATTTTGTGCCATGTCCAGAGCAGAACTGGATTTCAGCCTCTTGGAGGAGCCCAGCTTCTGGAAGAAGTAGACATGATGCTATTTAATAACGAAGTGCAGAGCTGCCATAAGTGGAGGTTGCTGGACTCCAAATCCTGCCCCAGCACTTCACATGCCATTCTACCATATTCCTGTCACTGGTTTCTCCTAGGCTGATTTCTCCCACACCCTGCTTCTTATAATCTCTATATCCTACCATCTTTTCTGTGAATGCTTAATAAGAAGGCAAGAAACTGCTTTGAACACCAGGCTTCAGTCCCATCTTTCCTGCCACACTTACACACACTGTCCAATACTTCTCTCATAGTAGTGCCCTGCTGACTTGGTCATTACTCCCTGATACCCATCTCCCTTGATGGAACTAATCCTGTTAGGAGTCACACTTAAACATATGCAGAGGACCACTTGTCTTAGGTTTCATCTCTCCACACATCCCCAACATTTGTACTGCTCTCTGTTCTCTTAGGCCTAACTTTTCCAACACACACGTCTTCTCTAACCAGACCCCACATAGTACAGTCTTCATTAGCAGTAGGACTCTAATTATGTGTACCTACTCTACTGGTCATcaccttctcccctcccagcatgcACAAACTCGTACCTTGCCATACCTAGGGACTTCATCTCTGGGCTTCAACTGCTCCCCAAGTACATACACTTAATCTGCAGTGAGACCCAACCCTGCAGGTTGCCTTCCACCAGCGGGGCTTGCTCATCTTTCAGTTTAATCTTCCACCCTGCTCCAAATACAACCTTCATTCTTGCCGCTGCTGCTTCCTCTGCTTTTGTCTCTAGCTCATTTTCATCACCTTCCCTGGTATTTTCTGTTCTCCATTTCATGTGTTTGTTCTTTCTCTCCCTTCGCTCATTGCAcagagggaaaacagactcaGGCCTTTTGGAAAAAGGTGTCTCCTGTTACAAGGGAAGAAGGACCAAACATTATGTAGCACCTCCAGCTTAATTTCTTCCCATGTTCTATCCACAGTACTCCCCCAGTGGGAGCTTGACCCACTCTGACCCACACACATGCAGGTGTCCACTGAATACCCAGTAGAACTACAACCCTGCACTGGAGAGATCCCAGGGGATATATCAATCTGCATTAATAAGCATTTGTAAGGTGTGTCCAGAATCTCCACTGGAGGGTGCTACTTACTCAGTCATATATCAGACTGGATTTGGGAAGGGCAAATTAAGTTTATGGAGACTTCTCTCTGGGGAGCGCTGTGGTGGGACAGAAGGAGATGTAGCCtttaatcattttaatttttctttgttttttagaatttcatttcattttttttaaagtggaaagcTTTCTACTTTCACTTGGGAGAGTCTCCTGCCTGCTTTTCTCCAGTAGCCAACAACCGCCTCATTCCCACTTTTAAGTCAAACTCTCTGTTCTCCTTTGGGAGAGTGGCCCGCCTGTGTATCTCAGGATGTAGGTATCAGCCTCGTCCCCACCACAATGTGTATCTACAGGGAGAGTGGGGACACATTttgaaagagagaaagtagcaCAGCTGCCAGGGGAGTGCAAGACATTACCAGTGTGCATGCAGGACTGTGGCAGGGGGGTGAGCTGCTCATCCTTTCCCCTCTTCACTTATTTTCTGGCCACACCTCTTGAACTAAAACAGGAATACATTACAGTGAAAGAAGAGGAGGGAGAAATCTGTATATATCCCCCTGCTTCTCTTTTATCCTTTCTCCCAGTTCTAATCCTCTTATACCCTGGCCACTtttgccttcacttacccctccCCTCCACTTTCTGTGACTCCTACCTCATTTCTCCCATCTGCTGCTTCTGTCTCTTGACTCTGAAGGTGTACCCCTCCTTTGCTTTGTGTTCCTAATTGTTTGTGCTTCTGCTTTCCCTCCCATTTCTTCCTGTCGCTCTGTCCTTTGCTCAGAGGGGAAGTGGGTTTCAGCCATGGAGGGGGAAGCAGCTCCTGGCAGAAGGAGAGAGTATGAGAAACGAAGAGTGTGGATGTGTGCAGGTAAGTGTGCTGGGAGGTCCATGCTCTAGCCACATCCAGCCCCGATTCTGCTTCATCTGCTTCTGTCTCCAGACTGTCTTTGTCACCTCCCCCTGTATGTTCTGCTCTTCTCCATTtcctgtgttttttctttttctctcgtTTCTTTTCCTGACTTTGTCCATTGCTGGGATGGAGAGTGGATTCAGGCCTTTTGAAGGAAGAGGACTTCTGGCAAAAAGAGATACATTGAAATGTAATGATGGGATACGGAGCAGCTCTGAATGCAGAGCCTCGGGCTTCACTTCTCCTCTAGCCCTATATACACTGGTCCCTCAGTAGGACCTGTAAGCCTGATTTCCTATACCTCTCACATAACCAGCCTACTTGGTCTGAATTCCCCATTATCTCATTATATTACACCAGGCCCAGGGCTCCTCTCCTCACAACATGACTACTTTTCCCCAACGGAGCCTCCACCCTACGATGGAGCACATCTCTCTGGAGAGGCAAAATCATTTCCATTATTAGTTGTGATGCTTATTTATTTGTGGTAGTGTCTGCTGTGCACTAGGTGCTTTCCAGCTCTAGAAAGACTGTTACTGTTCAAAGGTGCTTATAGACAAGGCTAGACAAGCAGAGGTCAGGGAAAGGGGAAGAACAAGAGGAGATTTATATAGCAGTGAACTAGGCAGAGTGGCTTAGAGAGCTGGAGCTGATTTGGTACTCGTTTTCATGCCTTTTCCACAGGAAGTGCAGAGAGTCCCTTGAGGAGTAATTAGCCTGAGGAAGGCCAACAGGTTCTTGAACTGCACAGCGCTACACACCTTTCATggagagaagggaaagaaagCTTATCTACCCTTCCACATTGCCGCCATTGTTTTTCCCCAGCTCCTGCTCTTTGCAGTGTTTCATCTCCCATCCTGCTCTAACGAAAACCTCAGTTCTTACTGCTGTTGCTGCTTTGTCTTCTGCTTCTGTTTCTAGATCCTCCTCGTCACCGTCCTCAGCATTTTCCATTCTCCgtttcctcttttttttcttttgcttactTTGCCAGTTGCTAAGAGGTAAAATAGATTTAGGTCTTTTGAAGGAAGGTGACTCCTGGCAAAAAGAGAGAGCCTGAAATTAAATGATGTGACATGGAGCAGCTGAGAATGTAGGGCTCTGGGATTGGCTTCTTCTCTAGCTCTCATACACTGCTCTCTGAGCTGGCTTCCTCCCTCAGCAAGGATGCTGCCCCTGGACTATGAGCTCAAACTATTCTAATTCATGTACACACAATTACCTGGGGACACCACAGTCCTGCACTGGAGGGATCCCAGGGATAAATCTGAGGTTACATTAATGTTTGGTTTATAATAGCCTCACTCCTGTTTGCCCTTTAACTTACTGGGCGCATGTGGAAAAGTTGTAACCAGAGAACTGAAATATAACCAGGGGCACTTGCCATAAGGgtccagggagagggagagagagggtgtGGGTGGCTATGAGTATGTTGGAGGTTCCACGCTATGTCCACATCAACTCTGCTAAATTCTGTGTTAAATCGCCCCACCCTGAACTGAATATTACCTTaatccttgctgctgctgccgctgtccGTAGAGCATCTGCGTCACCTTCCTCTGTATGTTCTGCTCTTCTCCATttcttgtgttttttcttttgtttcttttcctcaCTTTGGCCATTGCTGAGAGAGAATCTAGATTCAGGCCTTTTGAAGAAAGGTGACTCCTGGCAAAAAGACACTGAAATTTACTGATGAGACATGGAGCAGCTCAGAAGATAGGACCcaagtcttctcttctcctttaGCTCAGCATACTGTACAGTGGTCTCCCAGCAGGTCCTGACTCACTTGGAATTTGTTCTCCATTATCCTACTGTATGGTACAGCTGGTTCTGGACTTCTCCTGCCCTACTATTTCAGTTTCTTCCACAATGGGACCCGATGCAGATATAGCTATAGTGctgagcacagtggggccctgatccatgaTTTGGACCTCTACGCACTACTGAGATACAGAATCTATTATTCTTTATTATCTGTAAGTGAGAAATCAAGACACCGGCCATAGGAGTGCAGGAAGCTTGTAGTGTTTACACAAAGAGCAATTTGGGGTACAGGGGTGTGGTGATTCCTGCTTTTCTCCTTTCCTCACTAAATTTTtcccaccccctcactcccctcctttTGGATTAAAAAGCAGGGATGGATTACACTGCTGGGTTTGTAAACTAACAAAAGGAACCTTGAGACAATATTTATTTAACCATCTGTGTctgtttttcctgttctttttttttttcgaTCCACTCAGACCCCTAACTTTTTTATCTTCCTTTCTCCTGTATACAATCAGTCTCTTCTATGAATTCTAACTCATTTTTTCTACTGTCTCTAGACTCTGATCTTCTTTATTTTCtatgctcagtggtttgtgctGCTGATTTCTGGCTTTTGTCCCCTCTACATTCAATTGAGgcagcttcctcttcctccttgtcTGGGCATCAGCAGGAATGGCACCGGAGAGGGAGGCTCTCAGGGCCTGTGCCCAGACCTGGCATAGCCAAGAGCCACTGAGAACTATAGTTTTGCAGGGAAAATTCTGCTGAGCCCTGAGCTGAAGCATGCTCAGAGTGGCTGCAAATTTAGGGAATGAAGTTACAAAGCTCTAGAAAGTGTCTGAGTAGatgcaaactgtgattttttttttaaaggcttgtaACCATGGCCATAGTTgagtggattttcacagggacagcaaaaggTATGTCCCTGACATAAAGAACATGCCCCTGGCCaagtttcaagtccctgctccaaagtacGGGAACACTAGAGTTCCTCAAATAAAAGTTatattttaacatgggcaaaccaacatatttttccctagcctcattctcagaaatgactgacctgttttggttgaaattttccacaaaaaaaaaataatcagcatGAATTTCAGTCCAAagggttaaagtttggcaaagttataagcaactaaaaacaAGATCTAAACATGGGAAATATTGGGCAACTTTAATAATAGATAGTGCTACCAACCCCAGCTATGCCATGTAAAATTTGACTCCAGAGCTGGGGTTTTGGCAGATAGAAGCTGTTTCGGTTGATTACTAAGGGGCTTTTTGCACATTTGGCTTTAATGcatgaaaaattccattttttttctctgaaatttAAAATCTCAGGACTCTTTTGGGCTAGTTttccttcctgtctctctctgGATGCAGGAAACACCCTCATTCCTACCTTCACTCATTTCTCTGTGGGGACACGGAGAGAATGTGATCATAATCTGAAAGTGGTAAACTGAGATATCTACTACAGGGATGTAGGGAGATTGCAATTATTAATCTCCTCAACCTGCCCTGAATATTATTACCATAATTCCTGTTCTTCCTGCTGCTGATGCCTTTGTTTCTTCTGCTTTTGGCTCTAGACCACTGCATTTAATGCTTTCCCCTGCATTTAATGCTGTTCTCCATTTCctgtggtttttctttttctcttgtttCTTTTCCTCACTTTGTTCTTTGCTGTGAAAACTAAACTCAGGCCTTTTGGAGGAGGGTGACTTCTGGCAGAGGGATAGTTTCTGAAATGTAATAATGAGGCATAGAACAGCACAGAATGTAGGACACAGGATTtcaatacttcccctctccctTTTCAGAATAAATACTGTAAATGCAGAGATGGCAGAAGGAAGTGTATGCCCCTCGGCTTCTCTTTGTGTTTTTTCCCAATCTAGTTTCCCTTTTCCCAAACCTAGGCCCAGTTCTTTTTCGTCTTAACCTCCTCATGCTCTTGTGAATCCTACCTCATTTCTTGCTCCTTTTCCTTCAGTCTCTagactcttttttcctcccctctgTTCACTGTTTAGtgtctgaaaaatcaggataAACTTTCTCTCTTGTTTCTTTAGCACCCCTTGTCCTTTGTGCAGAGGAGAAGTGGATTTCAGCCTTTCGAAGGAAGGTTTCTCCTAGGAGGAGAAGAGATGGTGTCACTTAATAATGATGGTTCCATTGCTCTGAAGGCTGGGGCCTGAGCTTCAATACCTTGCTTCCTCCCATCTCCTACATACATTGATCCCATAATAGGACTCCACTTTCCTGGGCTTTGTCTCCCAATGTCGCACGACTCTTTAATGGAATTTTCCCTTTATTCAGGTTTCACCCCAAATGCTTGGTAATAGTATTCCCTAAATGGGAACCCACCCTCCCATGCTTCattcctcctcatccctccccaTATGCTCAGGCGCTTCAGTTGAAGCCTGTTCTTGGGCTTCATTCTCCCAACACATCCACAAATTTAGGCTGCACCTCACATGTTGGGATCCATCCCACCCCCTACTAGCCCACATTTCTCCATTAATTGGACTTTCACATCCTGGGCTTGACCCTTCAGCACATACTCTTCCCCCAAGGGACTCACCCTCTGTCTTGGacttcactgtccaaatgcatatgACTCTATCACACGCCTGAGCTTCAGCCTCATcacagacacacactcacactgCTCCCTCCAATGAGAAACCCTCCATGTGAGCTTCACGACAAAACACACTGCTCCTTCAATGGGGGGAGCCCCCTTTCTATGGTCTTGCCCCCCCAGGGACACACGGTACCTGCACCTCCCCTACCAATGGGGGCTCCCACTCCTTGGTTTCATTCCTCCAACAGGCACCATGCTCCCCCGTAGCCTTACTCTGTTTTTCTGGGCTTCACCCCCCATGACACATAAAGCTTTCCTGTCAATCCCCACTGCATCCCCCTCATTGCCTGCTGCCACATtagcaccctgccctgccctgccctactGGGGACGAGGGGGGTGAAGTCCCAGGGTGGCTTGCTTTCTGTTGGCCACCACTCTGCCTCCCCTAAGAGGCACGGTCCCAGATGCATACCATTGAATCCTGCTGGGGAGTCACACAGGGACCAGCCCAGCGTTGTATCTCCCCTCTCTACCATTGGGGTAAACAACACAAGCCCTCATGACAGTTAAACTGCCCTCCCCGACATTCCAGGCCCCGACACGTAttccctgcttctcgccccctctCAGCTCAGGAAGGGCTGTTGCATATTGCCTTGGCCAGTCTGGTGCCTTGCACCAAGTCATTTCTTCATACACAGGCACTGAATTTTAAATGTTCCCAATCAGTATTAAATTGGTAAAGTTAGGGATGCAATAAATCACACTTAGTTTTGGGGTTCAAGTCTCTAAGTCAGTTACAGACAATTTAATTTAGTAGAGGGCCCTGGATGACCCTTTGAATGTGCCAGGAGCTGTACCAACCCCCAGCAGCCCAAGGACAGGGTCATCCCAAGATGCCACAGCCTTCCCATAGTCCCTGTACCAGGATCTGCACCTGCACGAGTCAGACTTAGAGGCTGGCAGCTGGTGCTAGATACACTGAGGGAGATGCGAGGAGTGTGAAGTGAGCAAAAGTCCATAGGGGCATTGAATGTGAAAGGACGGGGGGGGGAGCCAACCGAGGGGCCTGGGATggggcaaagtgtgtgtgtgtgtgtgtgtgtgtgtgtgtgtggagagggaggggaggggatattAACAGCAAAAATTCATGCCAACCCCTAGAGCTCAGGGCTGTTTCTAGTGGCCCTGCTCAAAGCTTTCCGGGTGGCTAGCGGGCTGGGCAGCGGAGCCCAGGCTTGGTGTTGGGGGGTGAACAGCTCAGGGAACTGCCCAGACATTTAGGACAccacgaggggtgaggggaggggcggggaagtGTTTATTTTCCTCACATCTGGTAACCTGGGGGTTAAAGCTACAGAGCTGATCAGCCTGTGTGTCCTAGAGAGGCGCAGGAAGTAGTGGGCGAGGGGGggtagggaagggagagggacccATGGGTGCCAGCCGCCAGGTTTAGTGAAGGATACTGCTCctcgtaggaatgtgctactggcaGCACATTCTGATACTTAGCGATGTTAGAAGCTGCTATTGTATTAAGCTGCTATCTGATGTAGCAAAGGCCTACAGGTAGCAGTTTCTTGCACTATATGTTGTATGTGAAATTGCTACATGTAGAAATGTGCTATCTGTAGCAGTTAGtgatatatatagagagatagTAAGAAACAGCTTCTGTAAAAAGATGTTACCTTATTTGTACAGTCACTGAATTTTCAGCTAAAAGACGGCAGGGTTCTGCTGGAAACCTTCCAGAGTCTGTGGCTCTGGGCTTCCAGGGTCCATGGTTCAGAGGCAGCCCTGGGAGCCAACTAGCCTGGGAGTCTGGAAGCCTTGGGTTCCCTGACCCCAAGGCAGATGGCATGGAGGGGTGTGCCATAGAGCCATGGACACAGGAAGCCCATCCTAAGACTTCCAGGCTCCTGGTTCTGTGACAGGTAACATTGAAGCTCTGAAAGCCCTCATGGTTTCCAGGCTCCTCGCTCCATAGTAGGGAGGCTGGAAGATCTGACAGCTCTGGCAGGACTGCCAGGCTCCTGGCTTTGTGGCAGGGAGATTGTaatccctgaaagcgccagcccTAACCCTATAGcagccatgaaactgacaagaatgccAGTTTCAGTCAGTGGCTACTGGGATTCAGGGAGcctattttgttttggaaacaccAGGTATCAGTGTttctgaaacttttttaaaattgccagtgtgATACTGCACCCAATATTcttcatagtggtatggttatgaTATGACTATGACATAATTATGCTGCATCTTGAACAATATATGTCTTTTAAGGTGTcattgaaaaagttatgatttgctgaatgtgattatcctatttgtatgcatgtatcatttttgtatctggagttatgaatattgatggtgtatctgtatttcaaatgtgcttactctggaaaacacccacagccagctAGCATTTCAGGTAGAACACCGAAGAAGCTAAACAGTGCTGATgacccatcagcaaagacaatggactgtggcaGAGCTTAGCCATCCTGTAAACATTTCAGCCAgtctgtaagtaatggctgctatgactcagcatgggcatgtgaccagaccacatgatacTGAACTCTATTTTGgatacctgtatttttccacaaactgggctgggaactgtTTTTGGAACCAAGGGTTCCTGATATGTGTAAAAGCTATATaaggtggagtgtgacatcaTTTAGGGGCCTCACTTTCTACCCAaggagactcctggaaacaccttagGAACAAAGATTGAACTGGGGGaaatgctggacccaggctagaaggatttccatgtatcatcagccagggtgagaaattgctaattcatatccaatctgtCTAGTAttgttaggcttagtttgtgtgttgtttatttgctaggtaatctgctttgatctgtttgctatcactcaaaaatctatcttttgtagttaatacagttgttttttgctttatctaaaccagtgtgtctttgagtgaagtgtctgggggaaaaaaatcagcttgaTTAACACAGGTTTGTTGCATAGCTTTCCCACATCTAGAGGAGAGCGAAATAATTATGAGTTTACATTGTGcagatccctgtgcagtgcaactCGGTATAATTTTGGATTTATACTCCAGTGGGGGGTGcgagcctggggagctgggaaattggctggtgTCTGCTGTTTGTACTTGGGTTGTGTAAGTACAGCACTCAGGTAGCTCACTTTGGGTGAGTGGCagcacctgctgtcgtgttgggtgataacagggcctggggAGGCTGGCTGTGTCTCCAGCTAAGGAAGCAGTGTGAgcagggccagcccagctgggtggTTAGAGGGGTGCAGCGGGTTCCCATAGCTCCCAGACTGTGCCCCATGGGTGACAACCTGTCACAACCAGGTTGCAAGAAATTTCAACAAATTCAACTTTGGTCCAATTTGGAATAAACCCAAATgttgaaatatcaaaatttcCCCAAAACTGGAAGTCCTGAGTTTTGGCCCGCTCTATTTATGCAGTCAATTACAAGTAGCATTTTCAAAAGCCGCTGGCTCAGCTGGCTCAGAGATACTGCCTGAAACTATGCTATTGAATTCTATTTTGGTTCTTATACCATGTCTGTCACTGTGGTCTCTGAGCACCTGGCTATCATTGAGTTCAGTACAAAGGTGGAATTTCAACATAGCTGATACAAGCTCTTGTACTTCAGTCTCATCTCACTGTCTCTGCAGTGGTCTGGCAGAGACAGAAAGGAGCAGTCATGTATCTGACTTGCCAATGAGCCTTCACTTTAATATGAACTGCTTTGGGATTTTGGAGGTAGGAACATTGTATCCCCACCATAGCAGGAGATGCCACCACAAAACTCTTCTCCTGATTTACCACTATATTACAACAAAAGCCTTCAAaagtggtgggggggagagaagagagcagATTCCCCTTAAGTTCACGCTCCTCACCATTCTTTCACTGGtatcttctccctcccctcttttcccccttCATCCACatactccctcccctccacccccacttagTCACTCTTTCTTCCATGCCTCACCTCCAAGGGTACAAGAGGGGGAGGCTCAAGGAGCCCAGCCCTCTGACCCCTCTCTTGGCTAGCTCTGAGCAGAGACCCAGCAGCCCCTGTCTCCCATCCTGGACATGCCCAAGACAGCAATGCAGGGAGGCCCCATGGTGCTGATGCCCAGACCCTGAATGTTGAGGAGAAGAAATAGGGGAGCTCCTACTGGAGTCTCAGCACTGCAGGCTGCGGGGGGAGGTCCTGGCACTTTGCTGAGCCCCCTGCTCCTTGCGGGGCAGCAGCAAGGAGGGAGTCTGCCGCCTGGGTGCCAGGGCTTTCCATGggtagtgggggtgctgggctggacAGTACTTCTCCCTGCAGTCTCCAGGCTGGGCCCTCCCCTGCCCTAGCATCAGGGGCCTTGGCTTGGCATGTCCCAGCACTTCCTTCTCTGGCTGTAGCTCCAAAGCCCTATCTGTAGCTGGTTCTGCCCTCTCTGAGCCATGTGCCAAGCTGAGCCATGCCCATGGGGGACAGTGTGCCCTGCCATTTTCTCTGCGCCAGGACAGGTGCCTTACTGGAGAGGGGTCCTCTCCCTGGGCCCCTTCCTTAGAGCATTCCAATTGCTCATCTCACTTCCTGGATTTAGCTAGAGCTGGACCCAAGGTCTAACATCTTATGAAGAGTGGGTTATTTGtgacacagacttttcttctcTCTGAGATCACCTTTCTCCCAAGCACATGAATGAAGCATTGTCTGGATTCTCTGTGTCTTCTGGTAGATGGCAGGATTGTGAGAGAAAGTGAAGAGGAGGATCCTCATCTAAGGAGACGCTAAACACAGAGCAAACCTATGTATGTACTGAATGTGGGAGAAGCATCAGTGACAGATGAGGACTTTACTCAGCATCAGAGACTTCACACAGGAGCCACACCTCAACATGAGAAAAGGTTCAGCAATAGCTCTCCCTGACTCAACATGCTGTAGGAGTATCTGCATGCAAAGAAGGCTTTTTGACCTACGCAGCACAGTAGACCAATGCTTTTTGTCAATGGTCTTAATTTAGGTCACAGGACTGTATTTAATTTGTCAGCAAATGGGAGTGATGcaatgttataccaatataacaaaaaccagcaggatcttattaagatattaagagggataaggcaaagatgccacatttattgtaaatataatagtaaagcaaatgaatgattgtgtgaatatatatatatatgtatatatattcacacaatcattcatttagg
Proteins encoded:
- the LOC123344732 gene encoding uncharacterized protein LOC123344732, translated to MEKPSFERLKSTSPLHKGQGVLKKQERKFILIFQTLNSEQRGGKKSLETEGKGARNEKLSLCQKSPSSKRPEFSFHSKEQSEEKKQEKKKNHRKWRTALNAGESIKCSGLEPKAEETKASAAGRTGIMESPFFKRPESRFSLSNGQSEEKKQKKKHKKWRRAEHTEEGDADALRTAAAAARIKESPSFKRPKSILPLSNWQSKQKKKKRKRRMENAEDGDEEDLETEAEDKAATAKSSSFKRPESTLHPSNGQSQEKKREKKKKHRKWRRAEHTGGGDKDSLETEADEAESGLDVARAWTSQHTYLHTSTLFVSHTLSFCQELLPPPWLKPTSPLSKGQSDRKKWEGKQKHKQLGTQSKGGVHLQSQETEAADGRNEETPFSKRPESVFPLCNERRERKNKHMKWRTENTREGDENELETKAEEAAAARMKKLGSSKRLKSSSALDMAQNEKTKHCTELTQRKRRRQENEGGRDAQRLESGRRNEETPPAKRLKFTSLLRHRKCLGESLLALTAHM